Sequence from the Streptomyces sp. NBC_01408 genome:
CCGGCGAGCCCCGCGGTCGAAGAGGCACTCCGGCTCAGAGGACGGTCACCCGGGCGAGGGCCCAGGAGGTTTGGTCGAACGCCGTATTGGCGTTGGCGTCCTCGACGACCAGGTGCAGCAGCTTCACCCCGCGTACGTCGAGATCCACCTGCACGGGACCGCCCGCGCCGGTGAGCTTGCTGCTGGTGAACAGCGCCTTCCCGTCGCCCCGCACCGAGGCCGTCGTCGCGCCGGTGGCGGCCTGGTTCGTCGAGAAGTCGTCGATGCCGACGAGCGCGGTGAAGCGGTCCGCCGTTCCGCCGAGGTGGTAGACGATCGTACGCCGCCTCATACCTGCCACCGCCCTCGCCGTCGCCCTCGGCGCCTCGACGCTGACCGCCTGCTCCGGATCCGGCGCTGGAGACGACGCCAAAGCCAGCCAGGACGGCAAGCTCGCCGTGACGGCGTCGTTCTACCCGATGCAGTTCCTGGCAGAGCAGGTGGGCAAGGACCGCGTGGAGGTCACCTCGCTGACCAAGCCGGGCGTCGAGCCGCACGATTTGGAGATCACGCCGAAGCAGACCGCCCAGTTGGGCGAGTCCGATGTGGTCCTCTACCTCAAGAGCCTCCAGCCCGCCGTGGACAAGGCCGTCGCCCAGTCCGGCGTGAAGAATGTCGTGGACGCCGCCACCCTCACCAAGCTCGAGGAGCACGCCGCCTCGGGCGACGCCCACGACGAGCACGGCGAGGAGAAGCCTGCCGAGGAGGGCGAGGCCGGAGCCGACCCGCACATCTGGCTCGACCCGCTGAAGTACGCCGAAGTCGCCAAGGGCGTCGGGGCCGCCTTCGGCAAGGCCGACCCGGCACACGCCGCCGACTACACCAAGAACGCCGACGAACTGGCCGCCAAGCTGACCACCCTGGACTCGGAGTTCAAGGAACGCCTGACGAACACCTCCACGAGGACCTTCATCACCACCCACTCCGCCTTCGGCTACCTCGCCGAACGCTACGCCTCGACCAGGAGGGCATCTCCGGACTCGACCCCGAGTCCGAGCCCAGCCCTGCCCGCGTCAAGGAGATCCAGGAGATCGCGAAGAAGGAGAACGTCTCCACGGTCTTCTTCGAGACCCTGGCCAGCAACAAGACCGCCAAGACGCTGGCCGCGGACACGGGCCTGAAGACCGACGTCCTCGATCCGCTTGAGGGGATCACCTACAAGTCCCAGGGCAAGGACTACTTCGAGGTCATGCGCAGCAATCTGAAGAACCTCCGGGCAGCACTCGGCAGCAAGTAACAGCACACTCAGCCCAGCGGCCCGCGGGAAGCCGACACATGGTGTCGGCTTCCCGCGGGCCGTCGCACGTGAGCGAACCACCAACAGGTGACTGCCTGCGCGACGGCCATGGCACTCAAGTCAATGCTCAGCGAGACAGACCTTCCGGCTCGCGGCAAGGCGGCGGCGAACAGTCCCAGCGCGGCAATCAGACATGAGCTTGCCGACGGCGTGCCGACGAAGACCAGATGGTGTCCTGCGGCCGCCAGCACCGTCGCCATGACGGCAAAGGAGGCAGCCCGCGTCACTCCTCTCACTGACGCCGAAGCGAAAGGAGGAAGGAGCGGGGAGGGGAACAGGAAGGAGCAGGCCGTCATGACACGACCCATACTCGGCGAGACGGCATGTGCGGCGCCGCGGAATGAGACGGCTGGCGTATCCGAACCTTCGCTCTATGCAGCCCCCTAAAGAGTCCCCGCGTGCGAGCGACGGAATAGAAGCTTGTCAGTCGCATGCGTGCAGGCACCCTGGGACGCGGACCGGGCCGCCCTCGCCGATCAGGGCACGAAGCCGGTCCAGCTGGTCCCTGTGGTCGACTTCGGGATCTTCTCGGTGCCCGCTGCAACGACCCGGGCACAAGGCCACCGGCACCGGGCACCGTCCGCGGGCGCGCTGTTCTTCGTTGCGGCGCGACGGTGGCTCACTGGGCATCCTCGGTCCAGACCTCTGCCTTGCCGCCTGCCGCAGCAGGCGCAGACCGTTGAGACCCACGAGAAGGTGGATCCTTCGTGGCCGGCGACTCCGAGGGGCAGCGGCAGGTGTCCGACCAGCTCCCAGAGGACGATCACCCTGATGAAGATGCCCGCGACAGGGTCTGCACGACCAGGCGGCGCGCTGACGCTGTGGCACTGGTATGGGTCCTCGATGAAACCGACCAGCCGCTCAGCGTTCTCCCGGTGGAACGGGCGCTTGATCAGTGCATCCAGCCGGTCAGACGGCTTGTCGGTCAGCATAGCCACGGGGGATTCTTCCTGGAACAGTCCCCTGTTCCAGTGAATTCGCACCATCGCGGCCAACCGGCATACCGCGGCTCAGACGGAATGGCGCTAGCGATCGTTTGTCTGCGGGACTCCTCTCATCGCTGGGAGCATGCACACCCAGGCAGCGCGGTCTCGGTCGTCAGCGGATTGCAAAGCGGGTGGACGGCGGGCGAACACGGTACGGACCGCCACACCGCGCGCCCGGGGCGACATGCCGCGCCATCATCAGGCCCGCGGACACTCTTACGGCAGCGCCGTTCATCGCCCTACCTCCCGGAAGCGCACCTCGCGGAGACTGCACAGCGGACGCCACTGCGACGACCGCTGCAGGGGCTGTCGGCTTCCTACAAGCGGTAGCACCCAGGCGATCAGACTCTCGGTCCGGCCCTTGCGAGGCGCAGTGGGCCCCGCGACCGGCACGTAGCCGGGAACAACTTCCAGGCAAGCGCCGATCGCCGACGAAGCCGATTCGACGTCTGCACCTGCCCGAAGTTTTATCTGATGCAGTGTCAGAAAAGTCAGCATTGGGTCAGCATTCGTAGACACACGCCCACCCGCGGACGCCCGCAGAGGGGGAAGGCCCCGCACCATCGAAGGGCAAGCGCGGGGCGTGATCGGAAGCACCGAGCCTTCAGCAACCGGAAGGGCGCACAAGCCGCGCCCAGCGGGACCGCCTCTCTCCAGTTGTCGCAGGTCAGTGCACTCGGCCGCGTGCCTTGAGGTGGATCGGGGGCAGGTCAGGAGCCGGAAGCGGAGGGCCGTCATACCCCTTCACCTCGCCGAATCTGGTCCCATTCATCCAGTCCTCGCGGGCCTGTGCGATATCCTCATGGGAGCGGCCAATCCAGTTCCAGAACATCACGATCTCCTCCTCGAACGGTTCGCCGCCCAGGAGCATCAAGCCCGCATCCGAGGTTGCCCGCAGGGGGAGTTCGGTGCGGCCGCAGCCCAGGTAGAGCATCGAGCCGGGGAGGAGCGGGACGCCGTCGACGTGGGCCTCGCCCGACATCGACAGGACCGCGTACTCGAAGTCCGGGTCGAGCGGGAGGCGGGTCTCGGTGTCCGCCGCCAGGGCCAGGTCCGCGCCGACGATCGGGCTGTACGCCGTACCCGGTGAGGTCGCCGTGTCCAGGGTGCCCAGGATGACCGTCGCCGTCAGGCCCGGGGCGGTGACCTCCGGGAGCCGCGCGTGGTGCTGGAAGTGCGGGGCCACGTCCCGGTGGGCGTCCGGCAGGGCCACCCACAGCTGGGCGCCGTGCAGGAAGCGGGCGTGCGGGCGCGGGCTCTCCTCGGAGTGGCTGATGCCGCGGCCCGAGGTCATCAGGCCCAGCTCGCGGGGCCGGATCGTCTCGAGGCTGCCCACGCTGTCGCGGTGCAGGACCTCGCCCTCGTGGAGCCAGCTCACGGTCTGGAGCCCCGAGTGCGGATGCGGAGCGACCTGCATGCCCGGCTCGTCGGCGATGTCGTCCGGGCCGTAGTGGTCCACGAAGCACCAGGCGCCCACCATGCGGCGGCCCAGGTTCGGCAGGAGTCGGCGGACCTCGGTGGATTCCCCGAGCTTGACGGTCCGCGGGCTCAGGAGCTCGCGGACCGGTTCGGCCACGACGAAACCGCGGCCGCCGCAGGCGGAAAGAGCGGGCTGGCGATCGAGATTGCTCATGCGGACAACCTAGCCGCGCGGGGGCGGCGGTGCGGGGTGGAATGTTCCGCCGCACAAGCGTGTTGGAGGCGGGGTACACACCCCCTGAACGGCGGAAGGGACGCGATGAACGCGCCGACGACGTACTTCGAGCACGGGACGGCAGCCGAGCGCTGGGCGCGGGCCCAGCTCTTCTTCGAAGCGAAGGAGTACGCGACGGCCGCCCGCATCCTGGAGCCGCTGGCCGGTGAGGCCCCCGAGCAGCTGGCGCCCCGGCTGCTGCTGGCCCGCGCCTACTACCACTCCGCTCAGCTCTCCCGCGCGGAGCGCGAGCTGCGCGCCATCGTCGAGCGGTGGCCGGTGGAGGACTACGCCCAGCTGATGCTCGGCCGCACCCTGGAGCGCGGCGGCCGGGCGGACGAGGCGCGGCCGTTCCTGAGGACGGCCGCGGCGATGGCCGGCGACTACCCGGAGTAGGCCCGGCGATTTCCGGGAGCACACCCGGGGACTTTCCGGAGGTCGGCCCGGCGACTTCCCCGAGTGGGCCTGGGGTCTTCCCCGATTCGGCCCAGCGACTTCGCGGAGTCAGCCCGGCGACTTCCCGGAGTCGGCCCGGGGACTCTCCGGAGTAGGCCGGGAGTCTTCGCGGAGTCGGCCCGGCGGCTTCCCCGAGCAGAGCCTGACCGCGGCTCGGCCCCGCCCATGCGGGGTCGGGCCGTCACCTCGGTTAGCCTGGGGCCAC
This genomic interval carries:
- a CDS encoding NPCBM/NEW2 domain-containing protein gives rise to the protein MRRRTIVYHLGGTADRFTALVGIDDFSTNQAATGATTASVRGDGKALFTSSKLTGAGGPVQVDLDVRGVKLLHLVVEDANANTAFDQTSWALARVTVL
- a CDS encoding pirin family protein, whose product is MSNLDRQPALSACGGRGFVVAEPVRELLSPRTVKLGESTEVRRLLPNLGRRMVGAWCFVDHYGPDDIADEPGMQVAPHPHSGLQTVSWLHEGEVLHRDSVGSLETIRPRELGLMTSGRGISHSEESPRPHARFLHGAQLWVALPDAHRDVAPHFQHHARLPEVTAPGLTATVILGTLDTATSPGTAYSPIVGADLALAADTETRLPLDPDFEYAVLSMSGEAHVDGVPLLPGSMLYLGCGRTELPLRATSDAGLMLLGGEPFEEEIVMFWNWIGRSHEDIAQAREDWMNGTRFGEVKGYDGPPLPAPDLPPIHLKARGRVH
- a CDS encoding tetratricopeptide repeat protein, with the translated sequence MNAPTTYFEHGTAAERWARAQLFFEAKEYATAARILEPLAGEAPEQLAPRLLLARAYYHSAQLSRAERELRAIVERWPVEDYAQLMLGRTLERGGRADEARPFLRTAAAMAGDYPE